In a genomic window of Microterricola viridarii:
- a CDS encoding GNAT family N-acetyltransferase, with amino-acid sequence MDETITLRPWSDNDFPVLERSNTPAMTVFLGGPESEEALRNRHARFLRLWQEGEARMFVVESSREPEPVGSIGYWKKQWQGEDVYETGWSIATAHQGRGLAARALALCVADAVQQGDRPLLLAFPRIDNVASNALCRRGGFTLRGEVDFEYPKGNPIRSNIWAHELAAAASAHRL; translated from the coding sequence ATGGACGAGACGATCACGCTCCGCCCCTGGAGCGACAACGACTTCCCCGTGTTGGAGCGCAGCAACACCCCCGCGATGACGGTCTTCCTCGGCGGCCCGGAATCCGAGGAGGCGCTGCGCAACCGGCACGCCCGCTTCCTGCGGCTCTGGCAGGAGGGCGAGGCGCGCATGTTCGTCGTCGAGAGCTCCCGCGAGCCGGAGCCGGTCGGCTCGATCGGCTACTGGAAGAAGCAGTGGCAGGGCGAGGACGTCTATGAGACGGGCTGGAGCATCGCGACCGCCCACCAAGGGCGCGGACTTGCCGCACGCGCCCTCGCCCTGTGCGTCGCGGATGCCGTGCAGCAGGGTGATCGCCCGCTGCTCCTGGCGTTCCCCCGAATCGACAATGTCGCGTCCAACGCCCTCTGCCGCAGGGGCGGCTTCACGCTGCGCGGCGAAGTCGACTTCGAGTACCCGAAGGGCAACCCCATCCGCTCGAACATCTGGGCCCACG